The following proteins come from a genomic window of Sorex araneus isolate mSorAra2 chromosome 1, mSorAra2.pri, whole genome shotgun sequence:
- the LOC129402035 gene encoding uncharacterized protein LOC129402035, producing MLRRSWPFRGDSSLSCPLTARRPRSFEAFRFPISLPARGCSRAPPSPAPAAPIAAPPGASPPLHSPPHVPRIRSLQTPAWTLTPGAPNPSQETHPGRGQERGAPPRRSGASVRNPGVAPGGEGAQEAAAKAPAAAAASRARDADSSPAGPRRSRGTRSEAPPLPREEGDTATCAALSAGAARARGAAGGSAAAAALGAFSRRSACEHDDTGRADAAAAGEEVLPGNPDETPRQPAPRVPRRHQGARSAGQEQELCLEDRVLNKASLCGRSRSLLSGSQETSFGVSFGFCSSYQLLSSLDPTLKCSFNEKVEVAVLGMNEVLAFACTFVPGLFKGLLNRCQRPGLGQVLI from the exons ATGCTGCGGCGTAGCTGGCCCTTCAGAGGGGACAGTTCCCTGTCGTG TCCTTTGACAGCCCGGCGCCCCCGCTCCTTTGAGGCTTTTCGCTTTCCAATATCACTGCCCGCTCGGGGGTGCAGCCGCGCCCCTCCGTCTCCCGCGCCCGCAGCGCCCATCGCCGCTCCTCCCGGCGCTTCCCCCCCCCTCCACTCGCCGCCCCACGTACCTCGGATCCGGTCTCTGCAGACCCCCGCTTGGACATTAACTCCAGGAGCCCCGAATCCCAGCCAGGAGACCCATCCGGGCCGAGGGCAGGAGCGCGGCGCCCCGCCCAGGAGGTCAGGGGCAAGTGTTCGCAATCCAGGGGTCGCTCCGGGCGGCGAAGGCGCGCAGGAGGCGGCGGCCAAGgctcccgcggccgccgccgcgaGCCGGGCGAGGGATGCCGACAGCTCCCCCGCCGGCCCTCGGCGCTCCCGCGGGACGAGGTCGGAGGCGCCGCCGCTGCCTCGGGAGGAGGGTGACACGGCGACGTGCGCGGCGCTCTCGGCCGGGGCTGCGCGGgcccggggcgcggcgggcggctcAGCCGCGGCGGCCGCGCTCGGCGCCTTCTCCCGGCGCAGCGCCTGCGAGCACGACGACACGGGCCGGGCGGATGCTGCTGCCGCGGGAGAGGAGGTCTTGCCTGGCAATCCGGACGAGACACCACGTCAACCAGCGCCAAGAGTCCCGAGAAGACATCAGGGCGCCAGGAGCGCAG GGCAAGAACAGGAACTCTGCCTTGAAGACAGGGTTCTGAATAAGGCCTCTCTTTGCGGAAGAAGCAGAAGCCTGCTCTCTGGGAGCCAAGAAACTTCATTTGGAG TGTCTTTTGGCTTCTGCTCCAGCTACCAACTGCTCAGCTCTCTTGATCCCACACTGAAATGCTCCTTTAATGAAAAGGTCGAAGTAGCTGTACTGGGCATGAATGAAGTGCTAGCATTTGCCTGTACTTTTGTACCAGGCCTCTTTAAGGGGCTACTGAACAGGTGCCAAAGACCTGGACTAG GACAAGTGTTGATTTGA